The following proteins are encoded in a genomic region of Holophagales bacterium:
- the xerC gene encoding site-specific tyrosine recombinase XerC encodes MTSPARRRAAARRKRVFAFRDTTDPRGFVILLKAHLEHMKVRGYSPRTVLSAEWSVSDFVVWCQERDVMKPRDVTKPMLERYQRTLFYTEKPDGSPLTLSTQHHRLSFIKQYFKWLARENHLLSNPASELELPKVEKRLPKHVLTATEAEAILAQPDIRKPQGLRDRAILETFYSTGIRRTELSGLKVHDVDTERGTITVRQGKGRRDRVVPVGERAGAWIAKYVREARPDFVVEPDHGFLFLAAEGEPIAPKTLSLYVSRYVKASGVARTGSCHLFRHAMATLMLENGADVRMIQAILGHVKLTTTEIYTHVAITKLKEIHTATHPAARLLPGGAGSGGGSAE; translated from the coding sequence GTGACGAGCCCAGCCCGACGGCGCGCGGCGGCCCGAAGGAAGCGGGTCTTCGCCTTCCGCGACACCACCGACCCTCGCGGCTTCGTCATCCTTCTGAAGGCCCATCTCGAGCACATGAAGGTCAGGGGCTACTCGCCCAGGACGGTCCTGTCGGCCGAGTGGTCCGTCTCGGACTTCGTCGTCTGGTGCCAGGAGCGCGACGTGATGAAACCCCGCGACGTCACCAAGCCGATGCTCGAGCGCTACCAGCGGACGCTCTTCTACACGGAGAAGCCCGACGGGAGCCCGCTGACCCTCTCGACGCAGCACCACCGTCTGAGCTTCATCAAGCAGTACTTCAAGTGGCTCGCTCGCGAGAACCACCTCCTCTCGAATCCCGCCTCCGAGCTCGAGCTGCCGAAGGTGGAGAAGCGACTGCCGAAGCACGTCCTTACGGCTACGGAAGCCGAGGCGATCCTGGCGCAACCCGACATCCGGAAGCCCCAGGGCCTCAGAGACCGAGCGATTCTCGAGACCTTCTACTCGACGGGGATCCGGCGCACGGAGCTGTCGGGGCTGAAGGTCCACGACGTCGACACGGAGCGCGGGACGATCACGGTGAGGCAGGGCAAGGGGCGGCGGGACCGGGTCGTCCCGGTGGGGGAGAGGGCGGGGGCGTGGATCGCGAAGTACGTCCGCGAGGCCCGGCCCGACTTCGTCGTCGAGCCGGACCATGGCTTCCTCTTCCTCGCGGCCGAGGGGGAGCCGATCGCTCCGAAGACGCTCAGCCTCTACGTCAGCCGATATGTGAAGGCGTCCGGCGTCGCACGGACCGGCTCGTGCCACCTCTTCCGGCATGCCATGGCGACGCTGATGCTCGAGAACGGGGCGGACGTCCGGATGATCCAGGCCATCCTCGGGCACGTGAAGCTGACGACCACCGAGATCTACACGCACGTGGCGATCACGAAGCTCAAGGAGATCCACACGGCGACGCACCCGGCGGCCCGGCTCCTGCCGGGTGGGGCTGGGAGCGGCGGAGGCAGCGCAGAGTGA